In Flavobacteriales bacterium, the genomic stretch TTTCTTTGGATTAGAATAATCTAATCTCTCTCCTATCTTTTCTTCAAAATATATGTTTAGTTTATTTTTAAAATTCTCTTTATTTCTGTAATTCAAATTAGAGGTTTTTAATTTCAACTTCTCCCAAACATTGTATGGTTTACCTAAATAAATTGGTTTTGATTTACCTAAATGTTTAACTACTAAGTTTAAATATTCTTCACCATTTTTAGTGTTATAAACTACATAACACCTTGGATTATAATTCTTATTTATAAACTTTAAATCATTAAATAATTCTGTGTGTTGTTTTGATAATGATTTCAAATCAACATTTATATCACTTAATTCTTGTTGTATTTTTTGTTTTCTCTTGTTGAGTTTTTTAATCTCTTTATTTAAAACATGAAACTTTGATTTGGTGTCTTTTATTGACTGTGGTAATTTCTCATAATCAACCTTATCTAAATAATCTAATTTTCTCATATTCTATACCATTTTTTGTTTATAGTAAATGTGAATATAGAAATAATATATGAAAAGTGATGTGTGTTTAGGTGTAAAATTGGGTTGGTTGTTATAGTTGTTGATAAGAGAATATATCTTCTAATAAACAATCCTAAAATCATAAGAAATTTAAATGAGTAATTATCTATAATAGAGAATTTAAACCATTAAAGATGAGAATATGTTAAAGATGGAATAGTATGTGAAAACCGATCCATAACTGATTGTTATCGATAAATGGTTTTAATAGTGATTTATTGATATGTGTATTTACATCAACCACAATATTTTTATATAACATCCTTATATATGGACATACAACATCATAATTGAGTCATATGAAGAATGTGGATATATTAACTAGTGATTATACCTTTATAAGTGAGGAAGTCTACTTCAGAAAAAAGAAAGTTTATATAAGGTCCAGTATAAAGATATGAATAGGTATTACCGTAACCACAGAAAAAATCGATTTCTTTTATTCTTTATTTTCTAATTAATATTTATCACTGTAGATATATATAAATTATAAAGTAATACAATGAATGAAAGAGTATTAAATAAATCATTTAAAAAAGTATACAACAAAGAACAAACTAAAAAATGGATACAGTTTGGTTTAAACAACAACTACATTACAATGAATGATAAAAAAGGAATTATCAACTGGGTAAAACTTCTAAACACTAACTCATTTAATTTATAAGTCATGGAAAAACAAATCATCAACAAAAGAGAATTAAGTCAATACTTAGGTTTCAGTTTAGGTAAAATTGACAACCTAATTAAAGAAAACAAAATCGAATATTATAAGATAGGAAAGAATGTTCGATTTCATCTAAATGATGTAGATAAATGGGTGATGAGTTTTAAAAAACCTATTATCTAAAAATGTTTGATTTAAACGATTTAAGTAATTAAATCACCCAATTACATTAAGTGTTATAGTTAATGTGTTAAATCAATTATTATCATATTAAAATGACATGTTTAATGGTTGTTAGTGATAAAAAAAGGTAGATAATCTAATATCTACCTTCATTTATTAAAATGAATAATATTTACTTCTTTTCTTTTTCTACACTCACACTAAAATTCTGTTGAAGTTTGATAATATCATCAATCTTGGTGTTATACTTAATTTCAAAATCTTCAACATATAATTCTAATGAATCATTTATCACTTCATACAATTTCTTATTTGTAAAGTAACTTACCAATTTAACATTCGATAATAATGTTGGATTCACAAGTGTAGTAAACCTACTTAATTCTAACTTTTCTTCTTTAGACATCTTTATAATATTTGATTAATATTTTATAAAAATATGTCAGTGATTTTAAACAAACACATTCTTTAATTCAAGTGTTTATTTCTATACTATGTCATACATTTACTTTAGTTAGAATATAGAATTGACGATATTGTATATGTTATTAAATTATAAATTAAAACAAATACAATTATGAGTAAAAATCAAAAAAAACACACTATTGGGAGTTTAGTTCAATTAAACACAAAACTAATGTTAAAAATGTACTACTTAAAGAATGAGATGTTGGAGTTAGAACAAGAAGTGATAAATAATATTAAACAAATGGATACAATAAGTGTTAATCAAAAAAATACAAAATGAATAACATAGTAATTAGAAGTATGGATGATTATGTAAATACTGAGATTACAAATAATCATTTCAAGAACAGTGTAATTGTTTATTGTAGAGTATCAACTGTAAGTCAAATTGATGGAAGTAGTTTAGACACACAACAACAAAGAGGAATAGAATATTACCAAAAATCAAATATTCCATTTGAACACATATTAGTGTTTAGAGAAGAAGGAAAAAGTGGTGATGATTACAGTAGTGAATCAACAACCATTAGAGATTTATTAAGTGTTATTCTATCTAAAATTGAAAATGGTTTAATTAAACATTTTTGGGTGTATGATAGTAGTAGATTAAGTAGAAGTACTGAACTTTCAACTATTATTATGAAAACACTATCTCAAAATGATTGTAACTTCTACATCAATACCACAAAACAAAACTTTGATGAATTAGAAAATGGATTAATGTTGAAGATACTTACTGTGTTTGATGAATATGAAAATCATAAACGATTTCAAAAATCAACACTTGGTAAGATTGAAAACATGAAAAAAGGAAAGTGGAATGGTGGATTATATCCTTATGGGTATAAAAAGGGTAATTACAGTGGTCATATTGTAATTGATAAGTTTGAATCAAGAAATGTTAAAACAATATTTACTCTTTTCAATCAAGGAAAATCAATCAAAGACATCATTATTCATTTAAGTAATGAAAATGTACTTCCACCAGTATCTACAAAAAAGGTATGGAATGAATTAACACTTCGAAATATGTTAAGAAGTGAAAAATACATTGGTAAACACACAGTCATTACTAAAACAGACAAACATTTATCTAAACAAGAATGTATTAAGAAAAGTAAAATAGTAACCTCAACAATTAAGTTTCCTAGAATAATATCAAAAAAGTTGTTTGATGAAGTTCAAGAAAAAATGAGAACACTTAGATCTAGAAGTAGGTCTAACACTCAATTAAAGTATAAATACTTACTTAAAGAATTGATGTATTGTGGAAATTGTGGAAACACCTTAAAAATCAACAGAAACAAACACCAAAACATCAAAGTATACTATTGTAATTATTCAGAAAAGAACTGGAAATACATTGACAACAGATATCCAAAATGTGGTAAAGGATATACAAAACAAATTGACATAGATGTTGTGGAAGACTTAGTTTGGAATGAAGTATTAAAAACATTCAAAGACAGTTATCTTATCAAAGAACAGTTTAAAAAACAAGTCTTATCAAAGAGATTAAAAGAGAAAGAAAGTCCTTTAAATCAAATAAAATCCTATGAAAAATTGATTTCTAAGTACCAGAATAAGATTGAACAATTTGAAAAAAGTAAACTTGAGTTATTTGAGAAAAAACTAACTCTAAAATTAACAGAAGAACAATATGAAAGATTAGAAAAAAGTATTGACTCTGAAATTGATAATTGTAATCAATTAATATTAGAAAAGGAAAATGAAATTGACTCAACAAAAAATGGAGTTGTTTGGTTTGATTGGTTGGAAGATTTTAAAAATCACTACAATAAGATAAAAGACATAAAATCAATTGACCAAAAAAGAGATTTTATCAGTCAGTTTGTAGAGAAAATAAAAGTTTATTGGGACAAAGAAACCAAGACACACAAACTAATAATCACATTTAGATTAAAGATTGTTAAAGACAAAAGAATCAGACGTGAAAAGTATGTCTACAAAGTACAAAACGGACAAACTGATAAAGTGATTAGTAACTTTAATTCCATTAAATACAAACGTCTACTTAAGAAGAAAAAGGAGTCTAATTTATTGGTAGACAGTTACTCAACAGTTACCGACTTCGCTAAGTTTCTAGGCTGATCAACATTACAACCCCGCATCACTGCTATATAATAGGATAGTAACTGTAATGGAATATTAGCTAAAATTGGTGTTAATGGCTCTGCTACTTCAGGAATTTCAATAACGTAATCTGCTATTTCCTTAACCGTAGTGTCACCGTAAGTAACAATAGCAATCACAATTCCGTTTCGGGCTTTAACCTCTTGTATGTTACTGACCACTTTTTCGTAATGCCCCTTCTTTGTTGCAATAACAACAATAGGCATGTTTTCATCGATAAGCGCAATAGGGCCGTGCTTCATCTCTGCAGCAGGATAACCTTCAGCATGAATGTATGATATTTCTTTAAGCTTCAAAGCGCCTTCCAAAGCAACAGGGAAGTTATAGCCTCTACCGAGATATAAGAAGTTTTGAGCATC encodes the following:
- a CDS encoding recombinase family protein is translated as MNNIVIRSMDDYVNTEITNNHFKNSVIVYCRVSTVSQIDGSSLDTQQQRGIEYYQKSNIPFEHILVFREEGKSGDDYSSESTTIRDLLSVILSKIENGLIKHFWVYDSSRLSRSTELSTIIMKTLSQNDCNFYINTTKQNFDELENGLMLKILTVFDEYENHKRFQKSTLGKIENMKKGKWNGGLYPYGYKKGNYSGHIVIDKFESRNVKTIFTLFNQGKSIKDIIIHLSNENVLPPVSTKKVWNELTLRNMLRSEKYIGKHTVITKTDKHLSKQECIKKSKIVTSTIKFPRIISKKLFDEVQEKMRTLRSRSRSNTQLKYKYLLKELMYCGNCGNTLKINRNKHQNIKVYYCNYSEKNWKYIDNRYPKCGKGYTKQIDIDVVEDLVWNEVLKTFKDSYLIKEQFKKQVLSKRLKEKESPLNQIKSYEKLISKYQNKIEQFEKSKLELFEKKLTLKLTEEQYERLEKSIDSEIDNCNQLILEKENEIDSTKNGVVWFDWLEDFKNHYNKIKDIKSIDQKRDFISQFVEKIKVYWDKETKTHKLIITFRLKIVKDKRIRREKYVYKVQNGQTDKVISNFNSIKYKRLLKKKKESNLLVDSYSTVTDFAKFLG
- a CDS encoding excisionase family DNA-binding protein, translated to MEKQIINKRELSQYLGFSLGKIDNLIKENKIEYYKIGKNVRFHLNDVDKWVMSFKKPII